A stretch of Acidobacteriota bacterium DNA encodes these proteins:
- a CDS encoding CotH kinase family protein, translating into MKRLFLLLALLITAVTAGPLTAQGPGGMQMSERKLVDQFDKNGDKRLNTEERQAAREFMATNAPQGRGGRGGPMPGGFGGRGMAPATPGIKVSPADVKPATTPFYDLGTMRTVFLTFENADWEEELAAFNNTDVEVPATLVVDGKTYRDVGVHFRGMSSFMMVPAASKRSLNVAIDFVHENQAVPGGYRTLNLLNSNGDPTLMRAVLYQQIARQYLQAGHANFVRVVINGENWGVYPSTQQFNKEWLRDHFSTTEGVRWTVPGSPGGRGGLEYLGDDVAAYKVHYEIKSKDTPKAWADFIQMTKVLNTTPADTLEAALSPILDIDGALKFLALDVALVNSDGYWVRASDYNIYQDPKGRFHILPHDTNETFSSGGGPGGPGGPGGPGGPGGGRGMMMPPPPQGGVGQPMPPMGMPMPPGGGRGGGGGGVNLDMFTGINNPARPLLSKLLAVPALKARYAGYVKDIAQRWLDWKVLGPMVAKHRALIEAEVMRDTKKLTTNEQFTSSIDGETASLKAFADQRRTFLLK; encoded by the coding sequence ATGAAACGCCTCTTCCTGCTTCTCGCGCTCCTCATCACCGCCGTGACTGCCGGCCCCCTGACCGCGCAGGGCCCCGGTGGCATGCAGATGTCCGAGCGCAAGCTCGTGGACCAGTTCGACAAGAACGGCGACAAACGCCTCAACACCGAAGAGCGCCAGGCTGCGCGCGAGTTCATGGCGACCAACGCTCCGCAGGGACGCGGCGGCCGCGGTGGGCCGATGCCCGGCGGCTTCGGGGGACGCGGCATGGCACCGGCCACGCCCGGAATCAAGGTCAGCCCCGCCGATGTGAAACCGGCGACCACGCCGTTTTATGACCTGGGTACGATGCGGACAGTGTTCCTCACGTTCGAGAATGCGGACTGGGAAGAAGAGCTTGCTGCGTTCAACAACACTGACGTGGAGGTACCGGCAACCCTGGTGGTTGATGGCAAGACGTATCGCGACGTCGGCGTCCACTTCCGTGGCATGTCGTCATTCATGATGGTGCCCGCGGCGTCGAAGCGGTCACTCAACGTCGCCATTGATTTTGTTCACGAGAACCAGGCAGTCCCAGGTGGGTATCGCACGCTGAACTTGCTCAACTCAAACGGCGACCCCACGCTCATGCGGGCGGTGCTGTATCAGCAGATTGCCCGGCAGTATCTTCAGGCCGGACACGCCAACTTCGTGCGTGTAGTGATCAACGGCGAAAACTGGGGCGTGTATCCGAGCACCCAGCAATTCAACAAGGAGTGGCTGCGCGATCACTTCTCCACCACCGAAGGTGTGCGCTGGACGGTGCCCGGAAGCCCGGGAGGCCGTGGCGGGCTGGAGTACCTCGGCGATGACGTGGCCGCATACAAGGTGCACTACGAGATCAAGAGCAAGGACACGCCGAAGGCGTGGGCCGACTTCATCCAGATGACGAAGGTGCTCAACACCACACCCGCCGACACACTCGAGGCGGCGCTCTCTCCCATCCTCGACATCGACGGCGCGCTGAAGTTTCTGGCACTCGACGTGGCCCTGGTCAACTCCGACGGCTACTGGGTGCGCGCGAGCGACTACAACATCTATCAGGACCCGAAGGGACGCTTTCACATCCTGCCGCACGACACGAACGAGACGTTTTCGAGCGGCGGTGGCCCCGGCGGTCCGGGTGGTCCAGGCGGCCCGGGTGGCCCAGGTGGCGGGCGCGGCATGATGATGCCGCCTCCTCCCCAAGGCGGCGTTGGCCAGCCCATGCCCCCAATGGGAATGCCGATGCCGCCAGGCGGTGGTCGCGGCGGCGGAGGTGGTGGCGTGAACCTCGACATGTTCACCGGCATCAACAACCCCGCGCGGCCTCTGTTGTCGAAGTTGTTGGCGGTCCCAGCGCTCAAGGCGCGCTACGCCGGATACGTGAAGGACATCGCCCAGCGGTGGCTCGACTGGAAGGTGCTGGGCCCGATGGTGGCGAAACATCGCGCGCTCATCGAAGCCGAGGTGATGCGTGACACGAAGAAGCTCACGACCAACGAGCAATTTACGAGCAGCATCGACGGCGAGACGGCAAGTCTCAAGGCGTTCGCCGATCAGCGACGCACATTTTTACTTAAGTAA
- a CDS encoding outer membrane beta-barrel protein, protein MKSRLIKVGIAALAVLVSTASVARAQESKVEIGTSLASAVIGLGDNDFKTFGVPAGGLGLFNPGLYATIFVTPKIAVEPQAGIQVLSAGGDTETLTNLNAQVNYFLKDADVNSLYVFGNVGIASATDVDSTTNVGGGVGYRIRAGDRLAMRADGRLTHHSDGGGNTLSFTFSIGGLFGKK, encoded by the coding sequence GTGAAGAGCAGATTGATCAAGGTGGGAATCGCGGCGCTGGCGGTTCTTGTGAGCACAGCCTCCGTGGCGCGCGCGCAGGAATCCAAGGTGGAGATTGGGACGTCGCTCGCGAGTGCCGTCATTGGCCTCGGAGACAACGACTTCAAGACGTTCGGCGTGCCGGCGGGCGGCCTTGGCTTGTTCAACCCCGGCCTCTACGCCACCATCTTCGTGACGCCGAAGATCGCCGTCGAACCCCAGGCGGGCATCCAGGTGCTGTCGGCCGGTGGCGACACCGAGACCCTCACGAACCTGAACGCTCAGGTGAACTACTTCCTGAAGGACGCGGACGTGAACTCGCTCTACGTGTTTGGTAACGTGGGAATCGCCTCGGCGACGGACGTGGACAGCACCACGAACGTCGGCGGCGGCGTGGGTTACCGCATTCGTGCGGGCGACCGGCTGGCGATGCGCGCCGATGGCCGCCTGACCCACCACAGCGATGGCGGCGGCAACACGCTGTCGTTCACGTTCTCCATCGGCGGCCTGTTCGGCAAGAAGTAA
- a CDS encoding PorT family protein, translating to MTVRLRSLSLVLAILVMAPAVSAAQSEPSITFGIKGGVNSAAVSTDVETDRRLGGVGGVFVGARITDTIGLQFEGLFSQRGATDDSAGFKLEYRSHYIDVPVLLVLGSSTDSDMQFRVFGGPMASYKLKAEASAPSLGLTEDLDDEVEDLDFSGVVGVGVAMGRVSVDARYSHGFTNFSTTAGETAKNRTFAVMVGLRLK from the coding sequence ATGACCGTCCGACTTCGGAGCCTTTCACTCGTTCTCGCCATCCTCGTGATGGCGCCTGCGGTTTCGGCCGCGCAATCAGAGCCGTCCATCACCTTCGGCATCAAGGGCGGCGTGAACTCCGCCGCAGTCAGCACGGATGTCGAGACCGACCGCCGGCTGGGCGGCGTGGGCGGGGTGTTTGTGGGCGCCCGGATTACGGACACCATCGGACTGCAGTTCGAAGGGCTGTTCAGCCAGCGCGGCGCCACCGACGACTCGGCCGGGTTCAAACTTGAGTATCGCTCGCACTACATCGATGTGCCAGTGCTGCTGGTGCTGGGAAGCAGCACTGACAGCGACATGCAGTTTCGCGTGTTTGGCGGACCGATGGCCAGCTACAAGCTCAAGGCTGAGGCCAGCGCTCCCTCCCTTGGCCTGACCGAGGACCTTGATGACGAGGTGGAGGATTTGGACTTCAGCGGTGTGGTTGGAGTCGGCGTGGCAATGGGCCGGGTCAGCGTTGACGCGCGCTATTCACACGGATTCACGAACTTCTCAACGACAGCCGGCGAAACCGCCAAGAACCGCACCTTTGCGGTGATGGTGGGATTGCGGCTCAAGTAG
- the carA gene encoding glutamine-hydrolyzing carbamoyl-phosphate synthase small subunit codes for MDALLALENGKWFRGRSAGAAADTAGEVVFNTSLTGYQEVLTDPSYAGQIVTMTCPEIGNYGVSEEDVESRTPQIAGFVIRSESPIASNWRSEGTLRDYLVRHNIVAIADIDTRALTRTLRSGGAMRGVIATGNGHKPEDLVERARAIPKMEGTDLVRTVTCAEAFDWAGGTGPDGFVVASGHKVKRPLRVAAYDFGMKWNILRRLTAHGCQVRVYPATAPASELLASKPDGIFLSNGPGDPAVLDYAIANTRALVDAGVPVFGICLGHQVLGLALGARTFKLKFGHRGGNHPVKDLKSGKIEITSQNHGFAIDPESIPPDVQVTHLNLYDGTIEGLRHTTKPVFCVQYHPEAAPGPHDADYLFSQFVDAMEATA; via the coding sequence TGGTTTCGTGGGCGGTCTGCGGGTGCTGCCGCTGATACCGCAGGCGAAGTGGTGTTCAACACGAGCCTGACCGGGTATCAGGAGGTCCTCACCGACCCGTCCTATGCCGGGCAGATCGTCACCATGACCTGCCCCGAGATCGGCAACTACGGTGTGAGCGAGGAGGACGTCGAATCCCGCACGCCGCAGATCGCGGGGTTTGTCATTCGCAGCGAGTCGCCCATCGCCAGCAACTGGCGGTCGGAAGGCACGTTGCGCGACTACCTCGTGCGTCACAACATCGTGGCCATTGCCGACATCGACACCCGCGCGCTGACTCGTACGTTGCGCTCGGGCGGTGCGATGCGTGGCGTGATCGCCACCGGCAACGGCCACAAGCCGGAGGATTTGGTGGAGCGCGCTCGCGCCATTCCGAAGATGGAAGGGACAGACCTCGTGCGCACGGTGACGTGTGCCGAGGCATTTGACTGGGCCGGCGGCACCGGACCCGACGGGTTCGTGGTGGCGTCGGGTCACAAGGTCAAGCGGCCCCTGCGCGTGGCCGCGTATGACTTCGGCATGAAATGGAACATCCTTCGCCGCCTGACGGCCCACGGCTGCCAGGTGCGTGTGTATCCGGCGACGGCGCCGGCCAGCGAGCTCCTGGCCTCGAAGCCGGATGGGATCTTCCTCAGCAATGGCCCCGGAGACCCCGCCGTGCTCGACTACGCCATCGCCAATACGCGGGCACTCGTGGATGCCGGCGTGCCGGTCTTCGGCATATGCCTGGGCCATCAGGTGCTGGGCCTCGCTCTGGGCGCGCGGACGTTCAAGCTCAAGTTTGGTCACCGCGGCGGCAATCATCCCGTCAAGGACCTGAAGTCAGGCAAGATTGAAATCACGTCGCAGAACCATGGGTTTGCGATCGATCCTGAATCGATTCCCCCCGACGTGCAGGTCACGCACCTGAACCTGTACGACGGCACGATTGAAGGCCTGCGCCACACCACGAAACCGGTGTTCTGCGTGCAATACCACCCTGAAGCGGCTCCCGGGCCGCACGATGCCGACTACCTGTTTTCGCAGTTCGTAGATGCGATGGAAGCCACGGCCTGA
- a CDS encoding DUF1801 domain-containing protein: MKQSGKDQDQPAPVLISRKIEELGDWRGRTLANMRALMAAADPSVVEEWKWDTPVWSHDGIICTFEPYKDKVKLTFPKGASLKDPDRLFNSSLEGNVRRAIDIREQDTVNESAFKALIRQAIALNSSGKTKPKRTR, from the coding sequence ATGAAGCAGTCGGGCAAAGATCAGGACCAGCCGGCGCCCGTGCTCATTTCCAGGAAAATCGAAGAACTCGGCGACTGGCGGGGGCGCACCCTCGCCAACATGCGCGCGCTCATGGCGGCAGCCGACCCGAGCGTGGTCGAGGAGTGGAAATGGGACACGCCCGTGTGGTCGCACGACGGCATCATTTGCACCTTCGAACCATACAAGGACAAGGTGAAGCTCACGTTCCCCAAGGGCGCGTCGCTCAAGGATCCAGACCGGCTCTTTAATTCCAGCCTCGAAGGGAATGTCCGCCGCGCGATCGACATTCGCGAGCAGGACACTGTGAACGAGTCCGCCTTCAAAGCGCTGATTCGTCAAGCGATCGCCCTCAATAGCTCAGGCAAGACGAAGCCGAAGCGCACGAGGTAG
- a CDS encoding DUF4956 domain-containing protein yields MPSFLTNVLQPGPALVPLDVFFRLVIAALLGGVVAWTYRHTRDLTDASPTFPATLVLLSVLIAMVTQVIGDNVARAFSLVGALSIVRFRTVVRDTQDTAFVIFAVVVGMAVGANDHWVAGIGLVVVGSAAALMRPKDAVAGGVGPLDSFTLTIRIATGVDLEPLLGGLLDTHLEQRHLRSIKTARQGMAIDVSYTTRLKPGCSPDELVKSLNRIDGVQEIDLFRDSPETD; encoded by the coding sequence ATGCCGAGCTTCCTGACAAATGTGCTGCAGCCGGGGCCGGCCCTGGTCCCGCTTGATGTGTTCTTCCGGCTGGTGATTGCCGCGTTGCTCGGCGGGGTGGTCGCCTGGACCTACCGGCATACGCGCGACCTCACCGACGCCTCGCCCACCTTCCCTGCCACCCTCGTGTTGTTGTCCGTGCTGATTGCGATGGTGACGCAGGTGATCGGTGACAACGTGGCGCGCGCATTCAGCCTCGTCGGCGCGCTCTCCATCGTACGTTTCCGCACCGTCGTCCGCGATACCCAGGACACTGCATTCGTCATCTTCGCGGTTGTCGTCGGCATGGCCGTGGGCGCCAACGACCACTGGGTGGCCGGCATCGGCCTGGTCGTGGTCGGCTCGGCGGCGGCGTTGATGCGGCCTAAAGACGCGGTGGCCGGCGGTGTCGGTCCGCTCGATTCATTCACGCTGACCATTCGCATTGCCACCGGCGTTGATCTGGAGCCGCTGCTGGGTGGGCTGCTCGACACCCACCTTGAGCAGCGGCACCTGCGATCGATCAAGACCGCTCGCCAGGGCATGGCCATTGACGTGTCGTACACCACGCGGCTCAAACCGGGCTGCTCGCCTGATGAGCTCGTGAAGTCGTTGAACCGCATCGACGGCGTCCAGGAAATCGATCTCTTCCGGGATTCACCTGAGACGGACTAG
- a CDS encoding nuclear transport factor 2 family protein translates to MDNVTLLKNLYNAFGSGDIPTVLGAMSPGIKWYQAESNPYMPSGEPWVGPDAIVNNLFRKLGEEWNGFTVHPKSFHGAGNSVIVEGRYTGTFKATGKSMDLQICHIWDVEDGKITRFQQYIDTAKFRDVMGVK, encoded by the coding sequence ATGGATAACGTCACACTCCTGAAGAATCTGTATAACGCGTTTGGCAGCGGGGATATCCCGACGGTGCTTGGGGCGATGAGCCCGGGCATCAAGTGGTATCAGGCTGAGAGCAATCCGTACATGCCCAGCGGAGAGCCCTGGGTGGGACCCGACGCGATCGTGAACAACCTGTTCAGGAAACTCGGCGAGGAGTGGAATGGCTTCACCGTCCATCCAAAGTCATTCCACGGCGCCGGCAACAGCGTCATCGTCGAAGGCCGCTACACGGGTACGTTCAAGGCGACCGGCAAGAGCATGGACCTTCAAATCTGCCATATCTGGGACGTTGAGGATGGCAAGATTACGCGGTTCCAGCAGTACATCGACACGGCGAAGTTCCGCGACGTGATGGGAGTGAAATAA
- a CDS encoding polyphosphate polymerase domain-containing protein translates to MSEESREHRPFAAEVKFLLAPSEADAVRAWARGRLPPDPHGAGEDADYYRITSLYADTAAQDVFFRRGSFGRSKYRIRRYADSDMVFLERKLRTKNLLTKRRTLVPIGDLAFIESGPESWPDGWPGTWFGHRLAARRLAPVCQVAYDRVARLANTPYGFARLTMDEHLQAWPTNRREFQDGASQPVLAGKVILELKYRVGMPAVFKALVEEFGLQPAPVSKYRLSMAALGLASDPASEESTACRAS, encoded by the coding sequence ATGTCTGAAGAATCCCGAGAACACCGCCCATTCGCCGCCGAGGTCAAGTTCCTCCTCGCACCGTCCGAAGCCGACGCCGTCCGGGCCTGGGCGCGGGGCCGGTTGCCCCCCGACCCCCACGGAGCCGGTGAAGACGCCGACTATTACCGCATCACCAGCCTGTATGCCGACACGGCGGCTCAGGACGTCTTTTTCCGCCGTGGGTCCTTCGGGCGCTCTAAATACCGCATCCGCCGCTACGCCGACTCGGACATGGTCTTCCTCGAGCGGAAGCTCCGGACAAAGAACCTGCTGACCAAGCGACGGACGCTGGTCCCCATCGGCGACCTGGCGTTCATCGAGTCCGGTCCTGAATCGTGGCCCGACGGCTGGCCAGGTACCTGGTTTGGCCATCGGCTCGCGGCGCGACGACTCGCGCCGGTCTGCCAGGTGGCGTACGACCGCGTCGCCCGATTGGCGAACACGCCTTACGGCTTCGCTCGGCTCACGATGGATGAACATCTTCAAGCGTGGCCGACCAACCGCCGAGAGTTCCAGGATGGCGCGAGCCAACCGGTGCTCGCAGGCAAGGTCATCCTCGAACTGAAGTACCGGGTGGGCATGCCCGCCGTGTTCAAGGCGCTCGTTGAAGAGTTCGGTCTGCAACCGGCGCCAGTCTCCAAGTACCGGCTCTCCATGGCCGCGCTCGGTTTGGCGTCGGATCCCGCGTCCGAGGAGAGCACCGCATGCCGAGCTTCCTGA
- the carB gene encoding carbamoyl-phosphate synthase large subunit: MPKRTDLKRILVIGSGPIVIGQACEFDYSGTQACKALRDEGLEVILVNSNPATIMTDPELSDRTYVEPLTVAAVEQVIARERPDAILPTVGGQTALNLAIDLDKAGVLKKYNVELIGASINAIEVAEDRLKFKEAMRSIQIDVPDSRYAGSMEQALAAVQELGFPSIIRPSFTLGGVGGGIAYNVEEFKEICSRGLSMSPVHEILVEQSVIGWKEFELEVMRDCDDNFVVICSIENIDPMGVHTGDSITVAPALTLTDREYQRMRDAARRIIRRVGVETGGSNIQFAINPADGRMVAIEMNPRVSRSSALASKATGFPIAKIAAKLAIGYRLDEIKNDITRLTPASFEPTIDYVVVKVPRWAFEKFPMADRTLTTQMKSVGEAMAIGRTFKEAFLKAFRSLELGRSGRLFGQMAPGGPYEDEDDAALQRALGIPTDRRMWAVFRALEKGWDLDDIQRLTKMDPWFLVQFQQLTELARSARAVGARDLSRELLRDLKRAGFSDAELAALLGVDDDSVTARRHEAGLVAAYKRIDTCAAEFESFTPYMYGTFEDECESDPSSRAKVVILGSGPNRIGQGIEFDYCCCHAAFALREEGFETVMINCNPETVSTDYDSVDRLYFEPLTFEDVSAVVARERSAGGDVACVVQYGGQTPLKLARRLEAAGIRIIGTSPDSIDLAEDRERFSKLLWELGIPQAASAMAHTEEEARTAATTIGFPVIVRPSYVLGGRAMAIVYDTGSLDRYMRQAVQLSPEHPILIDKFLEDAFEIDVDALADNTGAVVIGGIMEHIEQAGIHSGDSSCVVPPYQLSEKHIATIRDYTRRVARGLKVIGLMNAQFAIKDDVVYVLEVNPRASRTVPYLSKATGVPLAKVAARIMVGRSLADQGLTEDLTVSGFFVKTPVFPFVRFPGVDTLLGPEMKSTGEVMGGAESFGVAFAKAQMGAGQMLPQGGTAFISVNNYDKANVVPIAKGLVELGFAIMATRGTAVYLRAHGVDAEIVFKINEGRPHVGDEMVNKRISLVINTPLGRESFFDDRAVRRAAMLQGIPAITTLTGASAVVSAIKALRTEGLTVKSLQEYHAR; encoded by the coding sequence ATGCCCAAGCGTACAGATCTCAAACGTATCCTCGTCATCGGCTCCGGGCCGATTGTCATCGGCCAGGCCTGCGAATTCGACTACTCAGGCACCCAGGCCTGCAAGGCGCTTCGCGATGAAGGCCTCGAAGTGATTCTCGTCAACAGCAATCCGGCGACGATCATGACCGACCCCGAGCTCTCGGATCGCACCTACGTCGAGCCACTCACCGTGGCCGCCGTGGAGCAGGTCATCGCGCGTGAACGCCCCGATGCCATCCTGCCGACTGTGGGTGGGCAGACGGCCCTCAACCTGGCAATCGATCTCGATAAGGCGGGCGTGCTCAAGAAGTACAACGTCGAGCTGATCGGTGCGTCGATTAACGCGATCGAAGTGGCCGAAGACCGGCTGAAGTTCAAAGAAGCGATGCGCTCCATCCAGATTGATGTGCCCGACAGCCGCTACGCCGGGTCGATGGAGCAGGCACTCGCTGCGGTGCAGGAACTCGGGTTCCCCAGCATCATCCGGCCGTCGTTCACCCTGGGTGGCGTGGGCGGAGGGATTGCGTACAACGTGGAGGAGTTCAAGGAGATCTGCTCGCGCGGTCTCTCGATGAGCCCGGTCCACGAAATCCTGGTGGAGCAGTCGGTCATCGGCTGGAAGGAATTCGAACTCGAGGTCATGCGCGACTGTGATGACAACTTCGTGGTCATCTGTTCGATCGAGAACATCGACCCCATGGGCGTGCACACCGGCGACAGCATCACCGTGGCGCCCGCACTGACTCTGACCGACCGCGAATACCAGCGTATGCGCGATGCCGCGCGCCGCATCATCCGCCGCGTCGGCGTGGAAACGGGCGGGTCCAACATCCAGTTCGCCATCAATCCCGCCGACGGCCGCATGGTGGCCATTGAAATGAACCCGCGCGTCTCGCGCTCGTCGGCGCTGGCTTCCAAAGCCACGGGCTTCCCGATTGCGAAGATCGCGGCCAAGCTGGCCATTGGCTACCGCCTCGACGAAATCAAGAACGACATCACCCGCCTGACGCCGGCATCCTTCGAGCCCACCATCGATTACGTGGTGGTCAAAGTGCCGCGGTGGGCCTTTGAAAAATTCCCGATGGCCGACCGCACGCTCACGACGCAGATGAAGTCGGTGGGCGAGGCCATGGCCATTGGCCGTACGTTCAAGGAAGCCTTCCTCAAGGCGTTCCGCTCCCTCGAGCTCGGCCGCAGCGGCCGCCTCTTCGGGCAGATGGCGCCGGGCGGCCCGTACGAGGATGAAGACGATGCGGCGCTGCAGCGGGCGTTGGGCATTCCCACCGACCGTCGCATGTGGGCCGTGTTCCGTGCACTCGAAAAGGGCTGGGACCTGGACGACATCCAGCGCCTGACCAAGATGGATCCCTGGTTCCTCGTGCAGTTCCAGCAACTGACCGAGCTGGCGCGATCGGCCCGAGCGGTGGGGGCGCGCGACCTCTCACGCGAACTGCTGCGCGATCTCAAGCGCGCCGGTTTCTCGGACGCCGAACTGGCCGCGTTGCTGGGGGTAGACGATGACAGCGTCACGGCGCGGCGGCATGAGGCCGGCCTCGTGGCCGCGTACAAACGCATTGATACCTGCGCGGCGGAATTCGAATCATTCACGCCGTACATGTACGGCACGTTTGAAGACGAGTGCGAGTCCGACCCGTCGTCCCGGGCGAAGGTCGTGATTCTGGGATCGGGACCGAATCGGATTGGACAGGGCATTGAGTTTGACTATTGCTGCTGTCACGCGGCGTTTGCCCTTCGCGAAGAGGGCTTCGAGACCGTGATGATCAACTGCAATCCTGAGACGGTCTCCACCGACTATGACTCGGTGGACCGCTTGTACTTCGAGCCGCTGACATTCGAGGACGTCTCGGCCGTGGTGGCGCGTGAGCGGAGCGCGGGTGGCGATGTGGCGTGTGTGGTGCAGTACGGCGGGCAGACGCCGCTCAAGCTGGCACGCCGACTGGAGGCGGCGGGTATTCGCATCATCGGCACGTCGCCCGACTCGATCGACCTGGCCGAGGACCGCGAGCGGTTCTCGAAGTTGCTGTGGGAGTTGGGAATCCCGCAGGCCGCGAGTGCCATGGCGCACACCGAAGAAGAAGCGCGGACCGCAGCCACCACGATCGGCTTCCCGGTGATTGTGCGGCCCTCGTACGTGCTGGGCGGCCGCGCGATGGCGATTGTGTATGACACCGGTTCGCTGGACCGGTACATGCGACAGGCGGTGCAACTCTCGCCGGAACATCCGATCCTCATCGACAAGTTCCTGGAAGACGCATTCGAGATCGACGTCGATGCGCTCGCCGACAACACCGGCGCCGTCGTCATTGGCGGCATCATGGAGCACATCGAGCAGGCGGGCATTCACTCGGGCGACAGCTCATGTGTGGTGCCGCCCTATCAGCTGAGCGAGAAGCACATCGCGACCATCCGCGACTACACCCGGCGTGTGGCGCGCGGACTGAAGGTGATCGGGCTGATGAACGCACAGTTCGCCATCAAAGACGATGTGGTGTACGTGCTGGAGGTCAATCCGCGCGCATCACGCACGGTGCCGTACCTGTCGAAGGCCACCGGCGTGCCGCTGGCCAAGGTGGCGGCCAGGATCATGGTCGGGCGCAGCCTCGCGGATCAGGGGCTCACTGAAGATCTCACCGTGTCAGGGTTCTTCGTGAAGACACCGGTCTTCCCGTTCGTGCGGTTCCCTGGAGTTGATACGTTGCTGGGGCCCGAGATGAAATCCACCGGCGAGGTCATGGGCGGCGCCGAGTCGTTTGGTGTGGCGTTTGCGAAGGCGCAGATGGGCGCCGGACAGATGCTGCCGCAGGGCGGCACGGCGTTTATCAGCGTGAACAACTACGACAAGGCCAATGTGGTGCCTATCGCGAAGGGGTTGGTCGAGCTCGGGTTTGCGATTATGGCCACGCGTGGAACGGCGGTGTACCTGCGTGCGCACGGTGTGGACGCCGAAATCGTGTTCAAGATCAACGAGGGCCGGCCGCACGTGGGCGACGAAATGGTCAACAAGCGCATTTCGCTGGTGATCAACACGCCGCTGGGCCGCGAGTCGTTTTTTGACGATCGCGCGGTGCGCCGCGCCGCCATGCTGCAGGGCATTCCCGCGATCACCACGCTCACCGGCGCGTCAGCCGTGGTCAGCGCCATCAAGGCCCTGCGCACGGAAGGCCTGACGGTGAAATCGCTGCAGGAATATCACGCCAGGTGA
- the arfB gene encoding aminoacyl-tRNA hydrolase: protein MSLDHLPIEERFVRASGPGGQNVNKVSTAVELRLDVGRADLPAAVKARLRVLAGRRMVGEDILLIDSRVHRTQAQNRDAARERLEQLLAEAAVRPKARRKTKPSLASRERRTDAKVLRAKVKESRRKVGKLET from the coding sequence ATGTCTCTTGACCATCTTCCCATCGAGGAGCGCTTCGTCCGCGCGTCAGGCCCGGGCGGGCAAAACGTCAACAAGGTCTCCACCGCCGTCGAGTTGCGTTTGGACGTCGGGCGCGCCGACCTGCCGGCCGCCGTCAAAGCACGGCTCAGAGTGCTGGCGGGGCGGCGGATGGTGGGTGAGGACATTCTGCTGATCGACAGCCGGGTACATCGCACACAGGCGCAGAATCGTGATGCGGCCCGTGAGCGGCTCGAGCAGCTGCTTGCGGAAGCCGCCGTGCGCCCAAAGGCCCGGCGCAAAACCAAGCCCAGCCTGGCCTCACGTGAACGGCGGACCGACGCCAAGGTCCTGCGGGCGAAGGTGAAGGAAAGCCGTAGAAAAGTGGGGAAACTAGAAACTTAG